The genomic region AGCTAAAGGTCACGCCGCTAACTAGGCCTAGGTGGCCGATGGCGCGGGACGCGGAATCGTCCCCGTCGTACTTTGCCTCGATCCTCAAGCTGACCCTCACACTTCCAGGGTATATCTTAGCCGAGCCTGAAGAGGACCAGGCCCTACTGTCTACTATTGAGAAGCCGGTCTGCTGAGCAGTCGCCGAGGCTGTTAGCGAGGCTACCGCGAGTAGCATTAACGCTACGGCTAATGCTAGGCAAGGCGCCGTCCTCGCTAGGAACGCGCCCCTGGCCTTCATGGCGCTCTCACACCCTCACCCAGCTCCACGGGCCGCACGCTAAGCCTTCGTACGCTTGCTGCGTAAATATATTTGTCTATACTTAAGGGCTTAGCCTCAATCTTCTTTACGGCATGCCTAGAGGGACAAGGTGGTGAGGGGTTGCCTTGGGCTGATGGTCGTGCGCCCTATGAAGGGGCCCGCGCGCGGCTACGAGGCCGTTAAGAAGATGAGGAAGAGCGCGCTCAAGCTCGTGTCCCCCGCGCCTGGCTCGCTCTGTCGGCGGTCTCACTAAAGGCGGGCGGTAGCTACGTGGGAGGGTGTGAAGGCGTATGCGGCAACAGACCAAAGGGTAGGGGCGTTTACCAAGGTGGCCGAGGGGCGGGAGCCCTAAGCTTATGCGGCGAGGCGTGAGGCTAATTACGCTAGGTGGAGGGGGCTCGGTGATGAGAAGATGGGGTTTCCAAGGGGCTTGGAGGAGAGGCCTCGGAGAGGAGAGGGTCTCTTAAATAGATTCGTGAGCTGCGTGGAGAGAGGATTAAGGGGCTGGAGCTTTAGGAGCCTGGCCGGAGCCTGCGTGGTCTAAGCCAGTAGGCTCACGAGTAGAGTAGGTCGGGCTGGCTAGGCCAGCTTGTTGATCAGGGCCTCGGAGGGATCGGCCTTATGCTCACCAACTATCGCTCCGTCCCTAATTATGTAGATCTTCTCCATGCAGTTCGCAACTTCAGGGTCGTGGGTGACGACCACCACTGACCTCCCCTCGCTATTTATCCTTAGGAAGGTCTCAACGACTATCTTCGCCGACCCCCTATCTAGGTTACCGGTGGGCTCATCTGCCAAGAGCACGAGCGGGTTCCCGACGATAGCCCTCGCAATAGCAACCCTTTGCTGCTGTCCGCCTGAGAGCTGCGTAGGCTTCTTCCTCAACCACTCAAGCTCCCCTCCGACCTTTAACAGGGCCTCCTTAACCATCCCGGCCCTAACGCTACGAGGGATGC from Candidatus Nezhaarchaeota archaeon harbors:
- a CDS encoding ABC transporter ATP-binding protein; translation: MTPQPSLGKVADGGPVVELVNVSKEYKVGESSTVALRNVNFKVFRGDLIAIMGPSGSGKTTLLNMLGLLDRPSSGRVFFEGRDTSLLSDWELAYLRRVKLGFVFQVFNLVGRLTVFENIELPLIPMGIPRSVRAGMVKEALLKVGGELEWLRKKPTQLSGGQQQRVAIARAIVGNPLVLLADEPTGNLDRGSAKIVVETFLRINSEGRSVVVVTHDPEVANCMEKIYIIRDGAIVGEHKADPSEALINKLA